In a single window of the Nicotiana tomentosiformis chromosome 8, ASM39032v3, whole genome shotgun sequence genome:
- the LOC104106487 gene encoding deoxyhypusine hydroxylase-B has translation MEVRVDEIETVVGVEDQDYLPKSSFKVSQEKEKFLCDRLLDQEQPISERFRALFSLRNLRGSGPRNALINATRDPSNLLAHEAAFALGQMQDADAIPALERVLFDFSLHPIVRHEAAEALGAIGLESNISLLERSLASDPAQEVRETCELALSRIKELKNVGTDDGSSTVVSSPFLSVDPAAPAAYSSVEDLREVLLSEEKGMYERYAALFALRNNGGEEAISAIIESLGSRSALLKHEVAYVLGQLQNKKASDALSRTLKDVNEHPMVRHEAAEALGSIADAECLALLEDFAKDPEPIVSQSCEVALSMLEFEKSGKSFEFLFMQMPHVEQIS, from the coding sequence ATGGAGGTCAGAGTTGATGAGATTGAAACTGTAGTTGGAGTGGAGGACCAAGATTATCTTCCAAAAAGTTCATTTAAAGTCTCTCAGGAGAAGGAGAAATTTCTATGTGACAGATTGCTGGACCAAGAGCAACCAATTTCAGAGCGTTTTAGAGCTCTTTTCTCTCTGAGGAACCTTCGGGGCTCAGGTCCACGAAATGCCCTTATTAATGCGACAAGGGACCCTTCAAATCTCTTGGCGCATGAGGCGGCATTCGCATTGGGTCAAATGCAAGATGCTGATGCCATTCCTGCTTTAGAAAGAGTTCTATTTGATTTCTCCTTGCATCCGATTGTTAGGCATGAGGCTGCAGAGGCACTTGGTGCAATTGGTTTAGAAAGTAATATTTCACTCTTAGAAAGAAGTTTGGCTTCAGATCCAGCTCAAGAGGTCCGAGAGACATGTGAACTGGCTCTCAGTCGAATCAAAGAGCTGAAGAATGTAGGAACTGATGACGGGTCCTCAACAGTGGTGTCGTCACCCTTTCTGTCAGTAGACCCAGCTGCTCCTGCTGCTTATTCCTCTGTTGAGGACCTAAGGGAAGTTCTTTTGAGTGAAGAAAAAGGCATGTATGAACGCTATGCTGCTCTTTTTGCACTACGAAACAATGGAGGAGAGGAAGCTATCTCTGCAATTATTGAATCTCTAGGTTCAAGGAGTGCTCTATTAAAGCATGAGGTTGCTTATGTATTGGGTCAATTGCAGAACAAAAAGGCTTCAGATGCCCTGTCCAGGACTCTTAAAGATGTCAATGAGCATCCAATGGTTAGGCATGAAGCAGCCGAAGCTCTTGGTTCCATAGCAGATGCTGAATGTCTTGCACTTCTTGAGGATTTTGCCAAGGATCCTGAGCCTATTGTTTCACAAAGTTGTGAAGTTGCTCTTAGCAtgcttgagttcgagaaatcaggCAAATCTTTTGAGTTTCTCTTCATGCAGATGCCGCATGTTGAGCAGATCTCATAG